One Clostridium sp. CM027 genomic window carries:
- the radA gene encoding DNA repair protein RadA has product MAKDKIIYVCKECGSHAPKWMGKCNDCGAWNSYEEKVVKAGSAKSNTLNSMGTTTKPTKLKAVVQANSDRIITGVSEFDRVMGGGIVRDSVTIISAPPGAGKSTLLLQLANSLSLKGYKVLYASGEESNSQIKNRADRTIKEIADNFWVVSDTKLDEILQHIETVDADLIILDSIQTFTLEEYSSSRAGSPTQVIECATALKDKAKNPERPRAVFLVGQMTKADEMAGPRILEHLVDTVLYIEGEDGEELKHLVSKKNRFGNTEESGMFRLSDIGMEEITDPSEFFMTKRDELVPGSALAVIKDGTRPIVIEIESLVSKSFTPYPSRLSECFSRKEQLGTLISILEERGGIGLYDKNVIIKATGGLKLTETSVNLAVVMSIASSTLNHGIATDTVFIGELGLTGELKKVPSLEQRLKEVDRMGFKKAYIPQNCLKAGVKFKKLKVIPCKKLTDVIEKEFKQ; this is encoded by the coding sequence TTGGCAAAAGATAAAATAATCTATGTTTGTAAAGAGTGTGGGTCACATGCTCCAAAATGGATGGGTAAATGTAATGATTGCGGTGCATGGAATTCATATGAAGAGAAAGTGGTTAAGGCGGGCTCTGCTAAATCAAATACTTTAAATAGTATGGGAACAACAACTAAACCTACAAAACTAAAGGCGGTTGTACAGGCGAACAGTGATAGAATAATTACTGGAGTTTCAGAGTTTGATAGGGTTATGGGTGGAGGAATAGTTAGAGATAGTGTGACTATTATATCTGCGCCCCCAGGGGCGGGAAAGTCTACACTTTTGCTACAACTCGCAAATTCACTGTCATTAAAAGGATATAAGGTTTTATATGCGTCTGGAGAGGAAAGTAATAGCCAAATTAAAAATAGAGCTGACAGAACAATAAAAGAGATAGCTGATAATTTTTGGGTTGTTTCAGATACAAAGTTAGATGAAATATTACAACATATAGAAACTGTTGATGCTGATTTAATAATACTTGACAGTATTCAAACATTCACTTTGGAGGAATATTCAAGTTCGAGGGCTGGTTCTCCTACTCAAGTAATTGAATGCGCCACAGCTTTAAAGGATAAAGCAAAAAATCCAGAGAGGCCAAGAGCTGTTTTTCTGGTTGGGCAAATGACAAAGGCAGACGAGATGGCAGGACCGCGCATATTAGAGCATTTAGTAGACACTGTATTATATATTGAAGGAGAAGATGGAGAAGAGCTAAAACACTTGGTAAGTAAGAAGAACCGTTTCGGAAATACGGAAGAGAGTGGTATGTTTAGGCTTTCGGACATAGGAATGGAAGAGATTACTGATCCTTCTGAGTTTTTTATGACCAAAAGAGATGAGTTGGTTCCAGGAAGTGCCTTAGCTGTTATAAAGGATGGAACAAGACCCATTGTTATAGAAATAGAAAGTCTTGTATCTAAATCTTTTACTCCTTACCCGAGTAGGTTAAGTGAGTGTTTTTCAAGGAAGGAGCAACTGGGAACCCTTATTTCTATTCTTGAAGAAAGGGGAGGGATAGGGCTTTATGATAAGAATGTTATTATAAAAGCAACAGGGGGTCTTAAATTAACTGAAACATCGGTGAATCTTGCTGTAGTTATGAGCATCGCATCTTCTACGCTTAATCATGGGATAGCTACAGATACAGTATTTATTGGAGAACTGGGTCTTACTGGTGAATTAAAAAAAGTCCCATCTTTAGAGCAAAGACTAAAAGAAGTAGACAGGATGGGGTTTAAAAAGGCTTATATACCTCAAAATTGTTTAAAAGCAGGGGTTAAATTTAAGAAATTAAAGGTTATCCCATGTAAAAAATTAACCGATGTTATTGAAAAAGAATTTAAGCAATAA